Proteins from one Mixophyes fleayi isolate aMixFle1 chromosome 9, aMixFle1.hap1, whole genome shotgun sequence genomic window:
- the LOC142102026 gene encoding carnitine O-acetyltransferase-like produces MIRNLIYGTAPLRASVSFHVLRSLHSPPTLLHQPVPDLRQTLASYLRSLQPLISDEELESTQELVEKFLRPGGQGEELERQLQRRAERTENWLTDWRQECIYLENHLPLPVHSSPAVLLPQQEHQDWRGQLRFASKLISGVLDFKAKIESPGGLEELWRGRNLCPDQYHKFFGSCREPGHKRDRVLLHPPNKSPPHHVTVCRNYQFFELDVYNSDGSPLTEDQIHQQMLFLRAHSKKTDKEPVGVLTTDHRNSWGRAYSTLIRDRLNRESVRSIQRSLMTVCLDATALKYSEDLYSSRTAAQMLHGGGSHANSGNRWFDKTLQFVVGEDGTCGLIYDQATADASAVLTMLRHVLDYCSNGPSLLSPRTPITRVPPPRKLYFNFPPETKQHIEQAKQNLDILVNDLDICCFSFPDFGKKFPKRHNMRPGAFLQISLQLAYYRLHDSLCATCEVVSLRAFRRGRSDVVRCSSPEALEFVQAADDPSKSAEEKFSLMLRAVESHQAATDQVLQGQCVDGAILAMKMLCISSGLALPALLMDTSYAVSSHWKLFTGQVSSAVDCVMCYGPLVPDGYSVCFAPSQDSITVSVSAFDCCQETDAQRLSDSLQGALRDMRSLILECRPGED; encoded by the exons ATGATCCGGAATCTGATCTATGGTACAGCACCCCTCAGGGCTTCG GTCTCCTTCCATGTGCTCCGTAGTTTGCACTCTCCCCCTACACTCCTCCATCAGCCAGTCCCGGACCTCCGCCAGACTCTTGCCAGTTACCTGCGCTCGCTCCAGCCTCTGATCAGTGATGAAGAGCTGGAGAGCACCCAGGAACTGGTGGAGAAGTTTCTACGCCCCGGAGGACAGGGAGAGGAGCTGGAGAGACAACTGCAGAGGAGAGCAGAGCGTACGGAAAACTGG CTCACAGATTGGAGACAAGAGTGCATATACCTGGAGAATCACCTACCGCTCCCAGTACACTCCAGCCCAGCTGTCCTTCTACCCCAGCAGGAACACCAAGACTGGAGGGGACAGCTGAG ATTTGCATCTAAATTGATCTCCGGTGTCCTGGATTTCAAAGCCAAAATTGAGAG CCCTGGTGGTCTGGAAGAGTTGTGGCGGGGTCGCAATCTGTGCCCCGATCAGTATCACAAGTTCTTTGGATCCTGCAGAGAGCCCGGCCACAAGAGAGATCGGGTACTTCTGCATCCGCCAAACAAGTCTCCCCCTCATCATGTGACTGTCTGCAGGAATTACCAG TTTTTTGAGCTCGACGTGTACAATAGTGACGGCTCGCCACTGACAGAGGATCAGATTCACCAGCAGATGCTGTTCCTGCGGGCACACTCAAAGAAGACGGACAAGGAGCCCGTGGGAGTGCTCACCACTGATCACAGGAATAGCTGGGGGCGTGCGTACAGCACCCTCATCCGTG ACCGGCTGAACAGGGAGTCTGTGCGTAGTATCCAGCGTAGCCTCATGACCGTGTGCTTGGATGCGACGGCACTGAAGTACTCCGAGGACCTGTACAGCAGCCGTACGGCCGCTCAGATGCTGCACGGAGGAGGGAGCCACGCCAATAGCGGCAATCGCTGGTTTGACAAGACCTTGCAG TTCGTGGTGGGAGAAGACGGAACATGTGGTCTTATATACGATCAAGCAACAGCTGACGCCTCGGCCGTGCTGACGATGCTGCGCCATGTTTTGGACTACTG CTCCAATGGTCCCAGCCTGCTGTCACCCCGAACTCCTATCACCAGGGTTCCTCCACCAAGAAAGCTGTACTTCAATTTCCCCCCAGAGACTAAACAGCACATAGAACAAGCCAAGCAGAACCTGGACAT ATTGGTTAATGATCTTGACATctgctgtttctcttttcctGATTTCGGAAAGAAATTTCCTAAGAGGCACAACATGAGGCCCGGGGCTTTCCTGCAAATCTCCCTCCAACTGGCGTATTACAG GTTACACGACTCTCTCTGTGCCACGTGTGAGGTGGTCTCGCTTAGAGCGTTTCGTCGGGGGCGTTCGGATGTTGTGCGCTGCTCCTCGCCCGAGGCACTGGAATTTGTGCAAGCTGCAGATGATCCAAGCAAATCG GCAGAAGAGAAGTTCTCTCTCATGTTGAGAGCTGTGGAGAGCCACCAAGCAGCCACGGATCAG GTGTTACAGGGGCAGTGTGTGGATGGCGCTATCCTGGCTATGAAAATGCTGTGTATTTCCTCCGGCTTGGCCCTGCCCGCCCTCCTCATGGATACATCGTACGCCGTGTCCTCTCATTGGAAGCTCTTCACAGGACAG gtgtcctCTGCCGTGGACTGTGTGATGTGCTACGGGCCCCTGGTTCCTGATGGGTACAGTGTCTGCTTTGCCCCCTCCCAAGACAGTATTACAGTGTCTGTCTCTGCATTTGATTGCTGTCAGGAGACCGATGCTCAGAGACTGTCTGACAGTCTGCAGGGTGCGCTAAGAGACATGCGCTCTTTGATACTAGAGTGCCGTCCTGGAGAGGACTAG